One Brevibacterium spongiae DNA segment encodes these proteins:
- a CDS encoding choice-of-anchor G family protein yields the protein MRILRGRPGTGRKFAVGTVAAASALALTAMTVSPAAAAGRPDNGPQQDAEAWGQLIQSELFKGQLADVASAYSSSPDSTEAVSTPLDIEALNALKIDLGNGVSLPLASTPEGNGLLHLGNTGVLNAYGHAPEYNSAKASAGAVGSDGSLNLDDINNGDYGNASVDLTAVLGQLGLDGVTDQVVDDLSLELGAIASTANSNGTEYTPEYVVADGTLTVSSPAVKGISDALDTVVDGTGGTLEEVIGDEGLLNQLAGIGLDVNLGRVGRIAIGGDDAKVSVEVRDALNSVVENVVKEKLEDKSGIVSIDLASGEIAIDLAKVVEGGNGEDLNGLDPNTQVLTSDTISKITTAVSDALGELTGTLTDTLTDALNNVHLKIELPAEIRALVPIANGEIVIDATLGQLAGTDDSDPKISTTLDLLGIIPLGELLNLITEPVLDAVLGITKPLIGDILEATVEEVSGSVTGIIDPILSSLDPVLEALNQVVDLTINEQSPVPAKQEGASAQSALENSYVDGDNGDGFTVNAVSLELLPAANAIDINLASSSVRATADAPDEPGDNDANTNASSSAAASADADDDSNASAEAAADPAAMADATTAASAAADEDATAAAESAADPDASTTASADATTDPDASSTAAAQAAADPTADTNDAANADTSAAADADPAASAAVASNATSSDDASVAAAADADTAADPDAEAAADPDGAADPDASAAEEADTNTNATASAAASAEADSDNNAAAEAAAVAAADADANDTASAAADENAEAAAEAAAEEEASTTASADATEEDNASAQAAATAAANADNEDDTNAAATAEADADPAAAANTAATADSSSEASAEAAANADDSTIADASQETTADANASASAAASAEADSDNNAAAEAAAVAAADADANDTASAAADENAEAAAEAAAEEEASTTASADATEEDNASAQAAATAAADATDEDSANADTTAAANADSAAAASVAANADSSAEASAEAAAEATTEADASADPDAAADPDAAAAEEADTNTNASASAAASAEADSDNNAAAEAAAVAAADADANDTASAAADENAEAAAEAAAEEEASTTASADATEEDNASAQAAATAAADATDESSANADTTAAADVDTAAAATAAANAEASSTASAEATADADGGAASAAADGDEANASADGDEANASADGGAASASADSEKAASANSSASTDAGSAANAGASANATSGANASAGSSTNASGNADGDLPRTGAEGIPAMAGFAALLIAGGAAAVWATRRYRASAGKH from the coding sequence ATGAGAATACTGAGAGGCCGGCCCGGAACCGGTCGAAAGTTTGCAGTCGGCACAGTCGCCGCCGCGTCGGCGCTCGCGCTGACTGCAATGACCGTGTCCCCGGCGGCTGCCGCCGGCCGACCAGACAATGGACCACAGCAGGACGCTGAGGCCTGGGGTCAGCTGATCCAGTCTGAACTGTTCAAGGGTCAGCTTGCGGACGTGGCGTCTGCCTACAGCAGCTCCCCTGACAGCACCGAGGCTGTCTCGACCCCGCTCGATATCGAGGCGCTCAATGCGCTCAAGATCGATCTCGGAAATGGAGTGTCTCTGCCACTGGCCAGCACTCCCGAGGGCAATGGCCTGCTTCACCTCGGCAACACTGGTGTCCTAAATGCCTACGGTCACGCACCCGAGTACAACAGCGCGAAGGCCAGTGCCGGTGCCGTGGGGTCTGACGGTTCCCTCAACCTCGACGACATCAACAACGGCGACTACGGCAATGCAAGTGTCGACCTGACCGCGGTCCTCGGGCAGCTCGGACTGGACGGAGTCACCGACCAGGTCGTCGATGATCTCAGCCTCGAGCTCGGCGCGATCGCGTCGACCGCAAACAGCAACGGCACGGAATACACTCCAGAATACGTTGTCGCGGATGGCACGCTGACTGTTTCGAGCCCTGCTGTCAAAGGAATCTCCGACGCGCTCGATACCGTCGTCGACGGAACCGGTGGCACCCTCGAAGAAGTCATCGGAGACGAAGGCCTCCTCAACCAGCTCGCCGGCATCGGTCTTGATGTCAACCTCGGTCGTGTCGGCCGAATCGCCATCGGCGGCGACGACGCAAAGGTCTCAGTTGAGGTCCGCGACGCACTCAACAGCGTTGTCGAAAACGTCGTCAAGGAGAAGCTCGAAGACAAGTCCGGAATCGTCTCGATCGATCTGGCCTCGGGCGAGATCGCTATCGACCTGGCCAAAGTCGTCGAAGGTGGCAACGGCGAAGACCTCAACGGACTGGATCCGAACACGCAGGTTCTGACCTCGGACACGATCTCAAAGATCACAACCGCGGTCTCCGATGCGCTCGGGGAACTGACAGGCACCCTCACCGACACTCTCACCGATGCACTCAACAATGTGCATCTCAAGATCGAGCTACCTGCAGAGATTCGAGCTCTAGTGCCGATCGCCAATGGCGAGATCGTCATCGACGCCACGCTTGGTCAGCTGGCCGGCACTGATGACAGCGATCCGAAGATCTCGACCACGCTGGATCTGCTCGGCATCATTCCGTTGGGCGAGCTCCTGAACCTCATCACCGAACCGGTGCTCGACGCTGTTCTCGGAATCACGAAGCCCCTCATCGGAGACATCCTCGAAGCCACGGTCGAAGAGGTCTCAGGCTCTGTCACAGGCATCATCGACCCGATCCTCAGCTCGCTCGATCCCGTTCTCGAGGCTCTCAACCAGGTCGTCGATCTCACGATCAATGAGCAGTCGCCTGTGCCGGCCAAGCAGGAGGGTGCTAGCGCTCAGTCTGCGCTTGAGAACAGCTACGTCGATGGCGATAACGGCGACGGCTTCACCGTCAATGCCGTGAGCCTTGAACTGCTTCCGGCAGCGAATGCCATTGACATCAACCTCGCTTCGTCTTCTGTCCGTGCGACTGCCGATGCTCCTGATGAGCCCGGCGACAACGACGCGAACACCAACGCCTCGTCTTCGGCTGCAGCCTCGGCAGACGCGGATGACGACAGCAATGCATCTGCCGAGGCCGCTGCGGACCCCGCCGCGATGGCGGATGCGACGACCGCAGCTTCAGCTGCGGCCGACGAAGATGCCACCGCCGCAGCTGAATCTGCAGCAGATCCGGACGCGTCGACCACAGCATCGGCCGATGCCACGACCGACCCGGATGCATCGTCGACGGCAGCGGCCCAGGCCGCGGCCGACCCGACTGCAGACACGAATGATGCTGCCAATGCTGATACCTCGGCTGCAGCTGACGCTGATCCCGCGGCCTCGGCCGCAGTAGCATCCAATGCAACGTCCTCGGACGATGCCTCGGTTGCCGCAGCAGCTGACGCTGACACGGCAGCGGACCCGGACGCCGAAGCGGCAGCCGATCCCGATGGCGCAGCGGACCCGGATGCCTCGGCAGCCGAAGAAGCTGACACGAACACCAACGCGACAGCATCCGCAGCGGCATCGGCTGAGGCAGACTCGGACAACAACGCAGCAGCAGAAGCAGCCGCAGTAGCAGCCGCCGACGCTGATGCCAACGACACCGCATCCGCAGCAGCTGACGAAAACGCTGAAGCCGCCGCTGAAGCAGCAGCCGAAGAGGAAGCCTCAACCACAGCATCAGCAGATGCCACCGAAGAGGACAACGCCTCGGCTCAGGCCGCAGCCACTGCAGCGGCCAACGCGGACAATGAGGACGATACGAACGCCGCCGCAACCGCAGAAGCGGACGCCGATCCGGCCGCAGCCGCCAACACGGCAGCCACGGCCGATTCGTCCAGCGAGGCATCTGCAGAGGCAGCCGCGAATGCGGATGACTCGACCATTGCCGATGCGTCTCAGGAAACCACGGCTGATGCCAATGCCTCGGCATCCGCAGCAGCTTCGGCTGAGGCAGATTCGGACAACAACGCAGCAGCAGAAGCAGCCGCAGTAGCAGCCGCCGACGCTGATGCCAACGACACCGCATCCGCAGCAGCTGACGAAAACGCTGAAGCCGCGGCAGAAGCAGCAGCCGAAGAGGAAGCCTCGACCACAGCATCAGCAGATGCCACCGAAGAGGACAACGCCTCGGCTCAGGCCGCAGCCACTGCAGCAGCCGACGCAACGGACGAAGACTCCGCCAACGCTGACACCACAGCAGCGGCGAACGCCGACTCGGCAGCAGCAGCATCTGTTGCAGCGAACGCGGATTCCTCTGCCGAAGCTTCAGCAGAGGCAGCGGCAGAAGCGACGACCGAAGCCGATGCTTCGGCCGATCCGGATGCGGCAGCCGATCCCGATGCTGCAGCGGCAGAGGAAGCTGACACGAACACCAACGCGTCAGCATCCGCAGCAGCGTCAGCTGAGGCAGATTCGGACAACAACGCAGCAGCAGAAGCAGCCGCAGTAGCAGCGGCCGACGCTGATGCCAACGACACCGCATCTGCAGCAGCTGACGAAAACGCTGAAGCCGCGGCAGAAGCAGCAGCCGAAGAGGAAGCCTCGACCACAGCATCAGCAGATGCCACCGAAGAGGACAACGCCTCGGCTCAGGCCGCAGCCACTGCAGCAGCCGACGCCACCGATGAGTCCTCCGCAAACGCTGACACCACAGCAGCGGCGGACGTCGACACGGCAGCGGCCGCCACCGCAGCGGCTAACGCCGAAGCATCGAGCACAGCGTCTGCCGAAGCCACAGCCGACGCCGATGGTGGAGCAGCCAGTGCCGCCGCAGATGGCGACGAAGCAAACGCGTCCGCCGACGGTGACGAGGCCAACGCCTCAGCCGACGGAGGAGCAGCCAGCGCTTCGGCGGATTCCGAGAAGGCCGCCTCGGCGAACTCCTCGGCATCGACTGACGCCGGATCCGCAGCGAACGCTGGTGCGTCCGCCAACGCGACTTCCGGGGCGAACGCCTCGGCCGGTTCGAGCACGAACGCCTCGGGCAATGCCGATGGAGACCTGCCGCGGACGGGTGCCGAAGGCATCCCGGCCATGGCCGGATTCGCGGCACTGCTCATCGCCGGTGGCGCAGCAGCGGTGTGGGCAACCCGCCGCTACCGCGCCTCGGCAGGCAAGCACTGA
- a CDS encoding deoxyguanosinetriphosphate triphosphohydrolase family protein: MERQRFHLSGGRDRNVTEEARPGEDEFRVDIERIRFSPFFSRLASVTQVIPQAGSGTVIHNRLTHSLKVSAVARSIAITLNNANEATRETVNRLGGCDPVVVQAAAAAHDLGHPPFGHLGEKELDRVSRQVLRLDDGFEGNAQTFRILTALDSCEATARGLNLTRAIRAAVLKYPWERGEWSGDQTASAARMPRGVGNEVDEGAMKFSAYATEVDEMADVLSVFPAIGRYQQTLECSVMDVADDIAYAVHDLDDFYRSNVLQYTAVSAELGRWLRDCAELASLDSAELDRRRPGHALEAIRRHIREKDPWIVSEEAFRASVERVNRDLVEGLLGVPYDGGLEADRAVTGFTRRWIDRLQASIVVDPDPHVRSGHVRLSQEAWHDVVVLKFVHSRFVLERSDLAVYQRGQTRIIASLVEGFHEWLLDPEEATRIPRRLVDSVEAATQEYSDLYARNPEALGEEGAAGIARRGRARAVVDYIASFTDAQAMSVNALITGASDEPWEAGRGL, from the coding sequence ATGGAACGCCAGAGATTTCACTTGTCCGGAGGTCGCGACCGCAATGTCACCGAGGAGGCCCGTCCCGGAGAGGACGAGTTCCGCGTCGATATCGAACGGATCCGGTTCTCCCCGTTCTTCTCCCGCCTGGCCTCGGTCACCCAGGTCATTCCGCAGGCCGGGTCCGGCACGGTCATCCACAACCGGCTGACGCATTCGCTCAAGGTCTCCGCGGTGGCCCGATCGATCGCGATCACATTGAATAACGCGAACGAGGCGACCAGGGAAACGGTCAACCGCCTCGGCGGATGTGATCCGGTTGTCGTCCAGGCGGCCGCAGCCGCCCACGATCTGGGGCACCCGCCGTTCGGCCACCTCGGCGAGAAGGAACTCGACCGGGTGTCGCGGCAGGTGCTGCGCCTCGATGACGGGTTCGAGGGGAATGCGCAGACGTTTCGGATTCTCACCGCGCTCGACAGCTGCGAGGCCACGGCGCGCGGTCTCAACCTCACGCGCGCGATTCGGGCTGCGGTGCTCAAGTATCCGTGGGAGCGCGGGGAGTGGAGCGGGGATCAGACGGCGTCGGCGGCGCGGATGCCGCGCGGGGTCGGCAATGAGGTGGACGAAGGGGCGATGAAGTTCTCTGCCTATGCCACCGAGGTCGATGAGATGGCCGATGTGCTGTCGGTGTTCCCGGCGATCGGTCGCTATCAGCAGACGCTCGAGTGTTCGGTCATGGATGTCGCCGACGATATCGCGTACGCGGTGCATGACCTCGACGATTTCTACCGGTCGAACGTGCTGCAGTACACGGCCGTGTCCGCCGAGCTCGGGCGGTGGCTGCGTGACTGTGCCGAGCTGGCGAGCCTGGACTCTGCGGAGTTGGATCGGCGCCGGCCCGGGCATGCACTCGAGGCGATCCGGCGGCATATTCGGGAGAAGGATCCGTGGATCGTGTCAGAAGAAGCCTTCCGGGCGTCGGTGGAGCGGGTCAACAGGGACCTCGTCGAAGGGCTGCTCGGGGTTCCGTATGACGGGGGATTGGAGGCGGATCGGGCGGTCACCGGGTTCACTCGGCGGTGGATCGACCGGCTGCAGGCGTCGATCGTCGTGGACCCGGACCCGCATGTGCGCAGCGGTCATGTGCGGCTGAGTCAGGAGGCGTGGCACGACGTCGTGGTGCTCAAGTTCGTGCATTCGAGGTTCGTTCTCGAACGGTCCGACTTGGCTGTCTATCAGCGCGGACAGACGCGGATCATCGCCTCCCTGGTCGAGGGGTTCCACGAGTGGCTGCTCGATCCGGAGGAGGCGACGAGGATTCCGCGGCGCCTCGTCGATTCCGTCGAGGCGGCGACGCAGGAGTATTCGGATCTGTACGCGCGCAACCCTGAGGCGTTGGGGGAGGAGGGAGCGGCCGGGATCGCCAGGCGAGGCCGAGCACGGGCGGTCGTTGATTACATCGCTTCGTTCACCGATGCGCAGGCGATGTCGGTCAACGCCTTGATCACCGGTGCCTCCGACGAGCCGTGGGAGGCCGGGCGCGGGTTGTAG
- a CDS encoding STM3941 family protein: protein MSAKNSAAARWAATLDHGKTVGLRNSRRSAAGLLLISLLFVVSGLWMAFDDDGIFIAIIGWIAVIFFGFGLIVFVGRLFSFKPSVTVSTVGISSPTTARAGTVPWASILEVRTVRQNSNTFIEIAITEDEAMHQSAAGLGVATAVNEDGSEQPVLWLPNGLKANSEELVAWLDTERKTRGSA from the coding sequence ATGTCGGCGAAGAACAGCGCTGCGGCGCGGTGGGCAGCCACCTTGGATCACGGCAAGACCGTCGGTCTGCGCAACTCCCGCAGGAGTGCCGCCGGGCTGCTGCTCATCTCCCTCCTCTTCGTCGTCTCCGGTCTGTGGATGGCCTTCGACGACGACGGCATCTTCATCGCGATCATCGGCTGGATCGCCGTCATCTTCTTCGGTTTCGGCCTGATCGTCTTCGTCGGTCGACTGTTCTCCTTCAAGCCGTCCGTCACCGTCTCCACCGTCGGCATATCGAGCCCGACGACGGCACGGGCAGGTACAGTGCCCTGGGCCTCGATCCTCGAGGTGCGCACTGTCCGTCAGAATTCCAACACCTTCATCGAGATCGCCATCACCGAGGATGAGGCCATGCACCAGTCGGCCGCCGGACTCGGAGTGGCCACCGCGGTGAATGAGGACGGCAGCGAACAGCCGGTACTCTGGCTGCCGAATGGATTGAAAGCGAACTCAGAGGAGCTCGTCGCCTGGCTCGATACGGAGCGGAAAACACGTGGTTCAGCCTGA
- the helR gene encoding RNA polymerase recycling motor ATPase HelR produces the protein MPATVFDLPARLSAKGTADLIAADDHHFARIASQLDREVATLEARLAELRRSSGGSGEAALERDTAIHRLSSDLNVLRRFDLDVCLGRMVFAESGDTVYIGRMGLRDEDGHALLVDWRTPMAKPFFAATLASPMGLSTRRRYRWANGLISDYWDERLTSATADDTASLDDQSAFIASLGTSRSAKMHDVLSTIQADQDSIIRAPADAPMVVDGGPGTGKTVVALHRAAYLLYSDPSIARGGGLLFIGPNHTYLSYVDDVLPRLGEDGVRLCTLDDLVEEGATAEDDDRSARLKENLNPGAVIERAVSIYEEPPTTAMVIDTVSGDLTVTPGDWAAAFTSVDADVDHNAARDQVWDELLEILTEAAVDADEDAEPLEVRRHLSQDPDLRATLSTAWPILDPLDIVGDLWSVPAYLSLAAPDLTEEEAASLQRADPRAWTKADVPLIDAARRRIGDPADLSRKRRAAAEAAAEQDRMADVVEDLIAADDSELKQMTMLRGDDLRGALDNPSGREIPDADRLAGPFGHIIVDEAQELTDAQWHMLLDRCPSKSFTIVGDRAQARHGFSQSWDERMNELGLTISEVRLSINYRTPAEVMAAAEPVIRAVLPHANVPQSVRQSGNSVRCSRVDEVPSLVDSWLDSHREGTVCVITASPASWNFAEAERVSVMAPAEVKGLEFDLVIVVDPDTFGTGIQGGVDRYVSMTRATAELVIATDASTVR, from the coding sequence GTGCCTGCCACTGTCTTCGACCTGCCCGCCCGCCTGTCCGCTAAAGGGACCGCGGATCTCATCGCCGCCGATGACCACCACTTCGCCCGCATCGCCAGTCAGCTCGACCGTGAAGTCGCCACGCTCGAGGCCCGCCTCGCAGAACTCCGCCGATCGTCCGGAGGCAGCGGCGAAGCAGCACTCGAACGGGACACCGCGATCCACCGACTGTCGTCCGACCTGAACGTGCTGCGCCGCTTCGACCTCGATGTCTGTCTGGGGCGAATGGTGTTTGCCGAGTCCGGAGACACCGTCTATATCGGCCGTATGGGATTGCGCGACGAGGACGGACACGCCCTGCTCGTTGACTGGCGGACGCCCATGGCCAAGCCGTTCTTCGCCGCCACACTCGCCTCCCCGATGGGGCTGTCCACACGGCGCCGCTATCGCTGGGCGAACGGTCTGATCTCGGACTACTGGGACGAACGTTTAACCTCGGCGACCGCCGACGACACCGCGTCCCTCGATGATCAGTCAGCGTTCATCGCCTCATTGGGCACGAGCCGGTCAGCGAAGATGCACGATGTCCTCTCCACCATCCAGGCTGACCAGGATTCGATCATCCGCGCGCCGGCCGATGCCCCGATGGTCGTCGACGGCGGGCCCGGAACCGGGAAGACCGTGGTCGCCCTGCACCGTGCCGCCTACCTTCTCTACAGCGACCCCAGCATCGCCAGGGGAGGAGGACTGCTCTTCATCGGACCCAACCATACGTATCTGTCATATGTCGATGACGTTCTGCCCCGCCTCGGCGAAGACGGTGTTCGTCTGTGCACGCTCGACGACCTGGTCGAGGAGGGTGCCACCGCCGAGGATGACGATCGCAGCGCTCGCCTCAAGGAGAATCTGAACCCCGGTGCGGTCATCGAGCGGGCGGTGAGCATCTATGAGGAACCGCCCACCACCGCCATGGTCATCGACACTGTCAGCGGTGACCTCACCGTTACGCCGGGTGATTGGGCGGCGGCGTTCACCTCTGTCGATGCGGACGTCGATCACAACGCGGCTCGTGATCAGGTCTGGGACGAACTGCTGGAGATTCTCACCGAGGCGGCCGTCGACGCCGATGAGGACGCCGAACCTCTCGAGGTGCGCCGTCACCTCAGTCAGGACCCCGACCTGCGGGCGACCCTGAGCACCGCCTGGCCGATTCTCGACCCCTTGGACATCGTCGGCGATCTGTGGAGTGTCCCGGCCTACCTGAGTCTGGCTGCTCCCGACCTGACCGAGGAGGAGGCAGCCTCTCTTCAGCGCGCCGATCCCAGGGCCTGGACGAAAGCCGATGTCCCGCTCATCGACGCTGCCAGGCGCCGCATCGGCGATCCAGCCGATCTGAGCAGGAAGCGCCGAGCCGCGGCAGAAGCGGCGGCCGAACAGGACCGGATGGCCGACGTCGTTGAGGACCTCATCGCCGCAGACGACAGCGAACTGAAGCAGATGACGATGCTGAGGGGTGATGATCTGCGGGGCGCACTGGACAACCCCTCGGGGCGGGAGATTCCCGATGCAGATCGCCTGGCCGGCCCTTTCGGCCACATCATCGTCGACGAGGCGCAGGAACTCACCGATGCACAGTGGCACATGCTCCTGGACCGGTGTCCGTCGAAGAGTTTCACCATCGTCGGCGATCGGGCACAGGCGCGACATGGATTCTCCCAGAGCTGGGACGAACGGATGAACGAGCTCGGCCTCACCATCAGCGAAGTTCGCCTCAGCATCAACTACCGCACCCCCGCCGAGGTCATGGCCGCGGCAGAACCGGTGATCCGTGCCGTCCTCCCGCACGCGAACGTGCCGCAATCGGTGCGGCAATCGGGAAATTCGGTCCGATGCAGCCGGGTGGACGAAGTGCCATCACTGGTTGACTCGTGGTTGGATTCGCACCGCGAGGGAACGGTTTGTGTCATCACAGCGTCACCGGCCTCGTGGAACTTCGCGGAGGCTGAGCGAGTCAGTGTGATGGCCCCGGCCGAGGTCAAAGGGTTGGAATTCGATCTGGTGATTGTCGTGGACCCGGACACCTTCGGCACCGGGATACAGGGAGGCGTGGATCGCTATGTGTCGATGACCCGGGCAACCGCTGAATTGGTGATAGCGACGGACGCGTCCACAGTGAGGTAG
- a CDS encoding peptidyl-tRNA hydrolase yields the protein MTDSMQPGHPQPGDVPTENLRTDHMRRHETDHDIPWSLPIVVRRSKTAIARHVDVLEATSRAVVTFLDDPRSQPGGEWNEAVEYWRDGAIRKVVRRGDGKKLEDARALGCVSVTFGGTDDFAPAEALVFAPGPVEPLPTELKKLQVGGTEFPDEGESSVSAAEAVVTIELSPALTLTTGKAAAQCGHAAQLAYEQMPDDVRNRWRESEFSLRVITASRESWAANDQQISVVDAGFTEVDGPTETVRARW from the coding sequence TTGACCGACAGCATGCAGCCCGGGCATCCGCAGCCTGGCGATGTGCCGACCGAGAATCTGCGCACCGATCACATGCGCCGGCACGAGACCGACCACGACATCCCGTGGTCCCTGCCGATCGTCGTGCGTCGGTCCAAGACCGCCATCGCCCGCCATGTCGACGTCCTCGAGGCCACCTCTCGCGCCGTCGTGACCTTCCTCGACGATCCGCGTTCGCAGCCGGGCGGGGAATGGAATGAGGCCGTTGAATACTGGCGGGACGGAGCCATCCGCAAGGTCGTGCGCCGTGGCGACGGGAAGAAGCTCGAGGACGCACGTGCCCTCGGGTGTGTGAGCGTGACCTTCGGCGGCACCGACGACTTCGCTCCCGCCGAGGCGCTCGTGTTCGCCCCCGGACCCGTCGAACCTCTGCCGACTGAGCTGAAGAAGCTCCAGGTCGGCGGCACCGAATTCCCGGATGAGGGAGAGAGCTCCGTGTCCGCGGCCGAAGCGGTCGTGACGATCGAACTCTCACCTGCGTTGACGCTGACGACCGGGAAGGCCGCCGCCCAATGCGGTCATGCTGCGCAGCTGGCGTACGAGCAGATGCCCGACGATGTGCGGAATCGCTGGCGCGAATCCGAGTTCAGCCTGCGCGTGATCACGGCAAGCCGAGAATCGTGGGCGGCGAACGACCAGCAGATCAGCGTCGTCGACGCCGGTTTCACGGAAGTCGACGGACCCACAGAAACCGTCCGCGCCCGCTGGTGA
- a CDS encoding alpha/beta hydrolase fold domain-containing protein has product MTVDPALTDALLATIPADIVASMSPQMREVMAIQATRADDCRRAGEDFAAAAGVLSPAARSLAAQRAEYRAERTLWNEGGPTMARTDDHHVRTAGVDVPIRIHRPTTEAVLPGLVLLHGGGFSLGDLDTHDRIMRVLAAAGGFAVIGVDYSLSPEVKFPQALHECAGIVDHLARHCEEFGIDGERLAIAGDSAGAVLTLGAGLLLRDEPETIGANPESYSALRALLPIYGSHGLVDSASRRLYGGDWDGMGMHDLSSLLGDYLPTPEDEHSPLVAHLTADLTGLPPVFVAAAGLDPLRDDSRALARTLQRAGNDVRFEEYPHVLHSFLHFGRVLDDTTMVLHNAAGFAARHLS; this is encoded by the coding sequence GTGACCGTCGATCCCGCGCTCACCGATGCGCTGCTCGCCACCATCCCTGCCGACATCGTGGCGTCGATGTCGCCCCAGATGCGCGAGGTCATGGCCATCCAGGCCACCCGGGCCGACGACTGCCGCCGGGCCGGTGAGGACTTCGCCGCTGCCGCCGGCGTCCTCTCCCCCGCCGCGCGCTCCTTGGCTGCCCAACGCGCCGAGTATCGGGCCGAGCGCACGCTGTGGAACGAAGGCGGCCCCACCATGGCCCGCACGGATGATCACCACGTCCGAACCGCCGGGGTCGACGTTCCGATCCGCATCCATCGCCCCACCACCGAGGCGGTCCTTCCCGGACTCGTCCTCCTCCACGGCGGCGGGTTCAGCCTCGGAGACCTCGATACGCACGACCGGATCATGCGCGTGCTCGCCGCCGCCGGCGGCTTCGCCGTGATCGGAGTCGACTATTCGCTCTCACCGGAAGTGAAATTCCCGCAGGCGCTGCACGAATGCGCCGGAATCGTCGACCACCTCGCCCGTCACTGTGAGGAGTTCGGCATCGACGGAGAACGTCTGGCCATTGCCGGAGACTCCGCTGGGGCAGTCCTGACCCTCGGCGCCGGTCTGCTGCTGCGCGATGAGCCGGAGACCATCGGTGCGAACCCCGAGAGTTACTCGGCTCTGCGCGCCCTCCTGCCCATCTACGGCAGCCACGGGCTTGTCGACTCGGCCAGCCGCAGGCTCTACGGCGGTGACTGGGACGGCATGGGAATGCACGACCTCAGCAGCCTCCTCGGCGACTATCTGCCGACGCCGGAGGACGAGCATTCACCGCTGGTCGCGCATCTGACCGCCGACCTGACCGGCCTGCCACCGGTGTTCGTCGCGGCGGCCGGCCTCGATCCGCTGCGCGATGACAGCCGGGCGCTGGCCAGGACCCTGCAACGGGCCGGCAACGACGTCCGCTTCGAGGAGTACCCGCATGTGCTCCACTCGTTCCTCCACTTCGGTCGAGTCCTCGATGACACCACCATGGTGCTGCACAATGCCGCCGGGTTCGCGGCACGGCACTTGAGCTGA